The Paenibacillus thermoaerophilus genome contains the following window.
TCGACAGGAAGAAGATTGCGGTCGTGCGCGGCTCGGCCGGACGGCTCAAGCTGGCGCACGTGATCGTCGGGCTGATTCCGGCGGGTGTCCTGGGACTGCTGTTCGACGATTATATCGACGAGCATCTGTTCTCGACGTCCACCGTGCTGATCGGTCTTGTGATCGGTGCGCTTCTGATGATTGCGGCGGACCGGTTCGCGCCGAAGAAGCCCCTCGTCGAATCGGTGGATCAGATCACGTACCGCCATGCGTTAGCCGTCGGCCTTATTCAATGCTTGTCGTTGTGGCCCGGGTTTTCCCGTTCCGGCTCGACGATCTCCGGAGGCGTCCTGCTCGGCATGAGCCACCGCGCGGCGGCCGACTTTACCTTTATTATGGCGGTCCCGATCATGGCGGGGGCGAGCGGCATTTCGCTGCTGAAAAACCTGGAATATTTCACGCTTGACGCTTTGCCGTTTTTTATCGTCGGATTTATCAGCGCTTTTGTGTTCGCTTTGATCTCGATCAAGTTTTTTCTGAAGCTGATCAACCGGATCAAGCTGGTGCCGTTTGCGATTTACCGTCTGGTGCTGGCCGCCATTGTTTATCTGGTTTATTTTTAATGTGGTTAATTAATAAAGTCTGCGATGTCGCAGGCTTTTTTTGTTGGGCGGGCCGCTTCCCGGGGGCGACGGCGGTATCGGCCAGGCATTGCGGCGATCGATAACCTATTCCTTCTGGCCGCGGCCGGACTCGGCATGGTCGGAGCTTTGCTTGCGGGCGCGGAAGCGGCGCACTTTCATCAGGTTTCCGCACAGCTTGTCGTCGCAGAACCGCTTGGAACGATTGCGGGTACTGTCGATAAAGACCCACCGGCAGTGCGGATTGTCGCAGATGCGAATCCGTCCATCATCCCCCTCCGCCAGCGTAAGGGCAAAGGAAGCGGCAATGTCCGCCATCGCATGGACCCAGTCTTGCCGGAGCGGCACGAGTTCCAGCCGGTATTTCCCATCCGTCCGGACAAGCTGCCGGGTGACCGGCGACCTTGCCATCGCCTGGTTTAATTGCTGCAGATCGTCCGGGTGAAGGAGAAAACCCGCGACAACGTTTTCGGCCATACGGCCCAACAAGGTTCTCAGTTTCTTTAACGCGTCGAGCTCCTCCGGCTGAAGCGGAAGCGGCGCATTCAGATTCCAGGTTGCCGTAAATCTCTCAAGCCAAGCGGGCTTTTCCAGGCGGTCTTCGGAACGGCCGCTGCCGCGCCAGTCGTGCCACATGCTGTTCAGAAAGTCGGTCCAGAGCAAATCCAAAATGTTTTCCCTCCAAAAATAGGTTGCGGCCGTGGCGGTTAGCGTGATATCATCTGCTTGTAACTATCATAATACAATTAGGTTGTTACATATTCGGTGTAACCTACGAGATATTGTAACACCCGTACGCCATTTATGCGAATGACCTAGTCGGGAGGGATCGAAGATGAAGCGCAGTCGGATCGACCTGTTGCTTTTGCAGAGGGATCACAGTTGGGAGAAAGAAGAGTGGTTTCCGCCACTGTCTGTTGCACTCGAAGGGGTTTCGGCGAGGGAGGCTTCCTGGAAGCCTCCCGGCGGCGGCAATACGATCCGGCAGATCGTCCGTCATATCAATTATTATAATGAACGGCTTCTGGATCGTCTTGCCGGCAAATCCCCCAAGTATGACAACTCCAACGACGCAACCTTCGGGGAACCGGGAGAGGATGAAGACGAATCCGGCTGGCGCGCGACGCTGGAGCAGACCCGTCGGATTGCGGAAGAACTGCGCAAGGCTATGGCGGCTCTCAGCGATGACGATCTGGACAACACGTTGTCCTCGGCCACGATTGGCGAGCAGTTGGCGCTTTGGATGACGCACGACGCGTATCACACCGGACAAATTGTGCTGATCCGCAAACAGCAGGGAACGTGGCCCGCAAACAGAGCTTAGGCCAACGGACCATGACGAATTTCTCGGCAGGGGAGAAGGGGAAAACGATGAGAACCGGGCTTTGGCGCAACCGGGACTTTATGAAATTATGGGTGGGCGAAACCGTATCGTTATTCGGTTCGCAATTTACGCAATTGGCCTTGCCGCTAACCGCGGTCCTGTTCCTGCAGGCAACGCCGTTGCAAATGGGCATTCTCGGCGCGTGCGGGTTTGCGCCCTTTATTCTCCTCTCCTTATTCGCCGGGGTGTGGATTGACCGCAGCAAACGCCGGCCCATCCTGATCGCCGCCAATTTGGGAAAAGCAGGTTTGCTGATTCTCATACCGGTTCTGCATCTTTTGAATCTTCTGAGAATCGAACTGCTGTACGCAATCGGCTTTTTGGACGGCGCGCTTTCCGTTTTCTTTCAATTGGCTTATCAATCGTATCTTCCTTCCCTAGTGAATAAAGAAGATTTGCTGGAAGGAAACAGCAAATTGCAGGCGAGCGCTTCCGTCGCCCAAGTGGGGGGCCTCGGGATCGCGGGCGTCTTGATCAATCTGTTCACGGCGCCGATCGTGTTGATGATCGATGCGGCCACTTATCTCTTCTCCTCCGTCAGCCTGATGCTGATCCAAAAAGCAGAACCGTCGCCAAGCCCAAGTTCAACGAGAAAAAACATAGGGCACGATATAAAGGAAGGGTTTCAGACGGTCATTCGAAACCCTTACCTGAGATCCATTGCCGGGGAAGCGGCGACCTTTAATTTTTTCAGCCAAATGATATCGACGCTTTTGATCCTTTATTGGAGCACGGAACTCGGCATCGGAAAAGTGATGATCGGTCTTTTTATGACAGCGCTCAGCATCGGCTCTTTGCTGGGTTCGCTCATGGCCGGGGCCGCGGCTCGAAAGCTGGGTCTTGGAAATGCGATCGTTTTTTCAATGGCGGCGGCCTGCCTGACTCCGCTTCTGTTTCCCGCCGTTTCCGGCCCTTCGCCTTTATACGTTTCTTTATTGATCGCCGCATTATTGCTGAACGGATTGGGCGTAAGCATGTCCAACATTCATGGCGTCAGCCTGAGACAGACCGTCACTCCTGAGAGATTATTGGGGCGGATGAACGCCAGCTACCGTTTTTTCGTGTCGGGCGTTATACCCGTCGGAGCATTTTTGGGAGGCGTGTTGGGGGATTGGATCGGAATAAGGCCCACGTTGTTTCTTGCCGCGACGGGACTGTTGGGGGCTTTGTTGATTATTGTTGTCTCGCCGATTCCCGGGCTTCGGCAACTTCCCATCATGCCGGCGCAACAGCAGCCTGATTCGGGCGCCCGCGTATAAGCGACGGCTTGTGCGGCAGAACGGCGCGCAAACGGCGGCCGGCAAAGCCTCCGAAACAGCTTGCGATCATGGGGGTTAACCGGCCGCATTCATTAATCCGATTGATTTTTAATGCAGTTAATTATATGGTTTCGGGCTCGAACGGACACGGAATGTTTTCGCCGTTCCGATCAAGTTTACATAATAAAATTACCGTAACTTAAAAAATCGGCAATCCTTGTAACATTCCATATTCTTCAAACGTCTAGTTATCCGGAACCCTATAATCGGAAAGGTTGGAGAGCCATGAACAAATGGATCGGCGGCTTCGTTCTGGGGGCGGTGGTCTCCGGAGCCGTAACCGTATCGGCCAGCGATTCCATTCAAGCCGTTTTGTTTCCCGCAAAATACAAAATCAACGGCGTCACGCGGGAGTTGCCCGAAGGATATTCGACCGTAAATGTAAACGGCCATGCGTACGTGCCCATCCGGTACGTCGCGGAGAGCCTCGGCGCGGTGGTGGCTTACGACGAGGACTCCTCGACGATCGTCGTGGACGACGGCTTCAATGTCACGCATATGACGAGCGGCATTCGGGCGGGACACCTGCAAGCGGCCAAAGAGGGCGGGGAGACCGTGGTAACCGGCCAACTGTACATCGGGCAGGAGCACTGGGAGGCTATGGCCTCTGCGCGAAATGCGATTGCGCCGGGTACGGAAGTGGCGGCTCAAGGGGAAATTCGTTTCTATAACGACCAGGGCCGCTATATCGGCAAAGCGTCGTTCAAGGACGTGCCGTTTGTTTCCGGCGGCGACCAGATTCGGGAATTCAAGGCGGTCGCCGACCGGGACGTATCCGGATATGCGTTTGCATCGCTAACCGGCGTCAGTCCGGTTCCGCATCCGTTGCCCGTACCGCCGGATACGCCGATCAGCGACTCGACCCGCAGCTTGTCCGTCGGCACATTCCGCTTGTTGGAACAGGATGGCTTCACCAAAGTGAAGGGATGGATCAGCCTGAACAAACCGGACGGGCATTACCGTTACGAAGCGACGTTGACGTTCTACGACGAAGTCGGCAATGTCCTGGGCACAGCCGACATCGAGGGGAGCGACTACGGCAGCGATGAGCATTATACCGCTTCCACATTTGAAACCGTAGGCAAAGGGGATCTCACCGGATACAAATCCGTAACCGTCGAGGTTCGTTCCCTGGAGAAAGCCGGCGATACGGAAGCTTTTGAGTAGGATGGACCGATCCGTGCCGGAAGGTGCGGATTTTTTTAGCCGGTCCTGCCGCAAAAAAAGGTTCGCATCCCGGCATCGGTTTTTGCCGATTAATCGAAAGTCGATCACGGTCGGAAAAATGTCCATTTCCTTCTTTGCTCCGCCGCTGTAGTAAAATGGGGACGAGTACAACGGTTTAGTTCGAAAGGAGAATGCGCAATGGCAGGATGGGATTCACTGGCCGCTCTGGTGCGGATAGAGGTTAAACAGCGGGAAGAAGAAGGCTGCGACGTGACGGGCTTCGACCGGAAGGTGGAGGAGGCGGGAGACGACGAGGCGAGGCTGCTCCAGGTATACCAAGAGTTGGCCGAGCTTCCGGTCCGGGCGGAATTTCCCTACTCGGAACCGTCGGACCTGACGGACATCCGGGCCCAACGCCCCGACGGCCCGCGACGGCTTGCGTCGGAATGGACCGATGACATGTGGCGGGACAAATTTTACGGAGCGTGGCTCGGACGGGCGGTCGGGTGTGCGCTTGGAAAACCTCTGGAAAACTTGCCGTTTATGCTGGGAATGGACGGACGGCCCGGCTGGCTGAACGTGAAACTGTGGTTCGAAGGCGCCGACGCCTGGCCGATCGGCGGCTATGTGCCGAACGAATCGCGGGCGCGGCAGACGTACGGGATGGAACTGGCCCCCTGGGGAGCCGAAAGCGTTCGCGAACGAATCCGCTATATGGAAACCGACGACGACATCCGCTATACGGTGCTGGGTCTGGAGATGCTGGAGCGGAAAGGACTGGATTGGGACACCTGGGATGTCGGCAAGCTGTGGCATGAGAAGCTTACCTACCGCCAGGTGTGCACGGCCGAGACGCAGGCGTATTTGAATTTCGCCCGGATCACTTCCCACTCGAAGGGCGGGCGTCCGGAGAACGTCCGGGAAAAGCTGGACTGGGTCCGCACCTATCTGAACCCGTACCGGGAATGGATCGGCGCGCAAATCCGCGTCGACGCATACGCCTACGGCGCGGCCGGCCATCCCGAACTGGCGGCCGAACTGGCTCATCGCGACGCGTCGCTCTCGCATGTCAAGAACGGCATCTACGGCGCGATGTTCGTGGCGGCGATGATCGCGGCGGCCTTTGTCGAACGGGATGCGAACCGGATCGTCGACATCGGACTGAGCGAGATTCCCGCCAACTGCCGATTGGCGCACGACGTCCGCAAGGGGGTCGAAATCGCCCGGTCGACGGACGACCAGGTCGAGTTGGTGCGCCGCCTCTGGGACACGTTCAGCCATTACCATTACGTGCACACCAACAACAATGCCGCCCTGGTCGCCGCGTCGCTTGTGTTCGCGGACGGCGATTTCGAGAAAGGAATCGCGACGGCCGTGCTCGGCGGGTGGGATACTGACTGCAACGGAGCGACCGTCGGTTCCATTCTCGGAGCACAGATCGGCGCCGCCAAGCTGCCGCGAAAGTGGACCGAACCGCTGCAGGATACGCTGTATGCGGAAATCCCCGGGTATCATCCGATCGCGATCTCGGAGTGCGCGCGCCGAAGCTACGAGGTATTCAAGAAGCTGCAAAGCCGATAGCCGGAATACGAGCGTAGACGCGACGAAATGTTGCGAAGGACTCAAAGCGAACCGAAGCGAATACAGGCAGGGAGGCCATAACGGGCGCGAGCCGGGGGGTCTCCGTGCAAGACCGAGAGCAGCCGCAAGGCGCTCTCTCTTTTTTTGCGAACCCATTTTTTAACTTGGGGGCTTTTGGAATCCGCTAACACCCGCTATAATAGATATAGAATTTTCAATTTTAGATCTAAAACTTTAACACGGTAAAGCGAATTAGGGCTTGCAATCCTGTGGGAGGAAGACAGAACTTGGAGATCCTGAACTACAAGACGGAGACGCTGGTGGAAGTGGCCTATCGGGCAATCAAAAAGGATATTACCGAG
Protein-coding sequences here:
- a CDS encoding undecaprenyl-diphosphate phosphatase translates to MDFLTLLKAIILGLVEGLTEFAPVSSTGHMIIVDDMWLKSEEFLTKYVANTFKIVIQLGSILAVVIVFKDRFVQLLGLDRKKIAVVRGSAGRLKLAHVIVGLIPAGVLGLLFDDYIDEHLFSTSTVLIGLVIGALLMIAADRFAPKKPLVESVDQITYRHALAVGLIQCLSLWPGFSRSGSTISGGVLLGMSHRAAADFTFIMAVPIMAGASGISLLKNLEYFTLDALPFFIVGFISAFVFALISIKFFLKLINRIKLVPFAIYRLVLAAIVYLVYF
- a CDS encoding MFS transporter, with translation MRTGLWRNRDFMKLWVGETVSLFGSQFTQLALPLTAVLFLQATPLQMGILGACGFAPFILLSLFAGVWIDRSKRRPILIAANLGKAGLLILIPVLHLLNLLRIELLYAIGFLDGALSVFFQLAYQSYLPSLVNKEDLLEGNSKLQASASVAQVGGLGIAGVLINLFTAPIVLMIDAATYLFSSVSLMLIQKAEPSPSPSSTRKNIGHDIKEGFQTVIRNPYLRSIAGEAATFNFFSQMISTLLILYWSTELGIGKVMIGLFMTALSIGSLLGSLMAGAAARKLGLGNAIVFSMAAACLTPLLFPAVSGPSPLYVSLLIAALLLNGLGVSMSNIHGVSLRQTVTPERLLGRMNASYRFFVSGVIPVGAFLGGVLGDWIGIRPTLFLAATGLLGALLIIVVSPIPGLRQLPIMPAQQQPDSGARV
- a CDS encoding DinB family protein, with protein sequence MKRSRIDLLLLQRDHSWEKEEWFPPLSVALEGVSAREASWKPPGGGNTIRQIVRHINYYNERLLDRLAGKSPKYDNSNDATFGEPGEDEDESGWRATLEQTRRIAEELRKAMAALSDDDLDNTLSSATIGEQLALWMTHDAYHTGQIVLIRKQQGTWPANRA
- a CDS encoding ADP-ribosylglycohydrolase family protein encodes the protein MAGWDSLAALVRIEVKQREEEGCDVTGFDRKVEEAGDDEARLLQVYQELAELPVRAEFPYSEPSDLTDIRAQRPDGPRRLASEWTDDMWRDKFYGAWLGRAVGCALGKPLENLPFMLGMDGRPGWLNVKLWFEGADAWPIGGYVPNESRARQTYGMELAPWGAESVRERIRYMETDDDIRYTVLGLEMLERKGLDWDTWDVGKLWHEKLTYRQVCTAETQAYLNFARITSHSKGGRPENVREKLDWVRTYLNPYREWIGAQIRVDAYAYGAAGHPELAAELAHRDASLSHVKNGIYGAMFVAAMIAAAFVERDANRIVDIGLSEIPANCRLAHDVRKGVEIARSTDDQVELVRRLWDTFSHYHYVHTNNNAALVAASLVFADGDFEKGIATAVLGGWDTDCNGATVGSILGAQIGAAKLPRKWTEPLQDTLYAEIPGYHPIAISECARRSYEVFKKLQSR
- a CDS encoding stalk domain-containing protein, which produces MNKWIGGFVLGAVVSGAVTVSASDSIQAVLFPAKYKINGVTRELPEGYSTVNVNGHAYVPIRYVAESLGAVVAYDEDSSTIVVDDGFNVTHMTSGIRAGHLQAAKEGGETVVTGQLYIGQEHWEAMASARNAIAPGTEVAAQGEIRFYNDQGRYIGKASFKDVPFVSGGDQIREFKAVADRDVSGYAFASLTGVSPVPHPLPVPPDTPISDSTRSLSVGTFRLLEQDGFTKVKGWISLNKPDGHYRYEATLTFYDEVGNVLGTADIEGSDYGSDEHYTASTFETVGKGDLTGYKSVTVEVRSLEKAGDTEAFE
- a CDS encoding CGNR zinc finger domain-containing protein, which encodes MDLLWTDFLNSMWHDWRGSGRSEDRLEKPAWLERFTATWNLNAPLPLQPEELDALKKLRTLLGRMAENVVAGFLLHPDDLQQLNQAMARSPVTRQLVRTDGKYRLELVPLRQDWVHAMADIAASFALTLAEGDDGRIRICDNPHCRWVFIDSTRNRSKRFCDDKLCGNLMKVRRFRARKQSSDHAESGRGQKE